A window of the Pseudoalteromonas sp. A25 genome harbors these coding sequences:
- a CDS encoding amidohydrolase family protein, producing MSRRLFIHYSFISVLAFTLMLIAACGKEFNNKVEQTTNSVSSPKKIQTGLAPPQHPKRLIIDNVNVITMDGSQPDVLTNQRVVVIADKIIKIDEASNIAFATDDKVIDAKGGYLAPGLIDSHVHLRHEPGASSNIVEIHTSPAQMSIFLQQGITTIRSYSGTPNELEWRDKVNTKQWLGTRIISSGPIISLYETESPFLGVPHEQFSQEFLGKLSLTWPKTPEEAKREVAKHREIGYDFIKVYSGVTEQIYTQISEAAKANKLFLAGHIPDAPMALVLENHNEIAHLSEIIEGRAIAPEEMDDETYIDWVATTMSKNNISLVFNWSTDEVVTRWDLGEDIYSSDSYNIIPQPILDAWQQEERDPNIDPTLHNIALMIVKTLVEEGVAVQVGSDTGDAGSIPELVHRDMELMVEAGLTPKQALAAATSVPASVIANITHRPQDRGIIKENYLADLVLFKQNPLDDIHNIKQRIGVVIGGHWLSQQQLNEMANEFAKLPVHYLELP from the coding sequence ATGTCTCGACGTTTATTTATTCATTATAGCTTCATCAGTGTGCTCGCATTTACGCTCATGCTTATCGCGGCGTGTGGTAAAGAGTTCAACAATAAAGTTGAACAAACCACGAACTCCGTTTCATCCCCAAAAAAAATACAAACGGGACTAGCCCCACCTCAGCATCCAAAACGACTAATCATTGATAATGTCAATGTCATTACTATGGATGGGAGTCAACCCGATGTGCTTACCAACCAACGTGTTGTGGTTATCGCAGATAAGATCATTAAGATAGATGAAGCGAGTAATATTGCTTTTGCTACAGATGATAAGGTCATTGACGCCAAAGGAGGATACCTAGCCCCTGGGCTCATCGATTCTCATGTTCACTTAAGACATGAACCCGGCGCGTCATCCAATATTGTCGAAATCCACACATCCCCCGCCCAGATGTCTATTTTTTTACAACAAGGTATCACAACCATAAGAAGTTACTCAGGGACACCAAATGAGCTTGAGTGGCGAGACAAGGTAAATACCAAACAATGGCTTGGAACACGGATCATCAGTAGCGGACCGATTATCTCTTTATACGAAACTGAGTCACCATTTTTGGGCGTCCCACATGAACAATTCTCGCAAGAGTTTTTAGGTAAGTTATCACTTACTTGGCCAAAAACCCCCGAAGAGGCAAAACGAGAAGTAGCGAAACATCGGGAGATTGGTTATGACTTCATTAAAGTTTACTCCGGCGTCACTGAGCAAATTTATACACAGATAAGTGAAGCAGCAAAAGCCAATAAGCTATTTCTCGCAGGCCATATTCCTGACGCTCCCATGGCACTGGTGCTAGAGAATCATAATGAAATCGCACACCTGTCCGAGATCATCGAGGGCAGAGCAATAGCACCTGAGGAAATGGATGATGAGACCTACATTGATTGGGTCGCAACAACCATGAGTAAAAACAACATCTCTTTGGTATTTAACTGGTCAACGGATGAAGTCGTTACCCGATGGGATCTAGGGGAAGATATTTATAGTAGCGACAGCTATAACATCATCCCACAACCCATTCTTGATGCTTGGCAGCAAGAAGAGCGCGACCCAAATATCGATCCCACACTACACAATATCGCATTAATGATTGTAAAAACACTTGTCGAGGAAGGTGTTGCTGTACAAGTGGGATCAGATACTGGTGATGCGGGTTCAATTCCTGAATTAGTACACCGAGATATGGAACTAATGGTAGAAGCCGGCTTGACTCCCAAGCAAGCATTAGCCGCAGCAACTTCAGTACCAGCAAGTGTGATAGCGAACATCACCCACAGACCTCAAGACAGAGGCATTATCAAGGAAAATTACCTCGCAGATTTGGTGTTATTTAAACAAAACCCGCTCGATGACATCCACAACATTAAACAACGTATCGGCGTTGTCATTGGGGGCCACTGGCTAAGCCAGCAACAACTCAATGAAATGGCGAACGAATTTGCAAAACTACCCGTACATTATTTGGAGCTACCATGA
- a CDS encoding AraC family transcriptional regulator, which yields MAVFLEQTVLLLGSLHALILSIFLFKQSAKNPANRYIGLFTNTFALVLLSIFIDTAGLLYVYPHLIGVHEWLIPALGPLLYLYALKLTAQEASQKYWLHFLPSAVIALLSIEFLLQSSAMKIQFISPHTELGAINEQFEFLVDTVIPAFSLLQITCYLLLIFRILKRHTINIESQFSYLEKVNLSWLMWLSKFISVLLVLWLIDELIELNIRLCFDSGDGVMCHLSWFAQERHFYPSEMGVILCVYAITYYALKQPAIFYPQQPNPAPPLHLGAQIPSNTRYANSNLSEQLAKQLFQELDKQVRQQQLYINPTLTLDELAQATGWSRHQLSQAINQVSGKNFFDYINMLRINDAKHLLLQQPQKTVLDIALETGFNSRSAFYNAFKKYAQQTPSEYRKAPPIAS from the coding sequence ATGGCTGTATTTTTAGAACAAACAGTATTACTACTCGGTAGCTTGCATGCGTTGATCCTGAGTATTTTTTTATTTAAGCAAAGCGCTAAAAATCCAGCCAACCGCTACATTGGCCTTTTTACCAATACTTTTGCCCTCGTTTTGTTATCAATTTTTATTGATACCGCGGGCCTTTTATACGTATACCCGCACCTAATTGGCGTTCATGAGTGGTTAATACCCGCTTTGGGGCCTTTGCTTTACCTTTATGCCCTTAAGCTAACCGCACAAGAAGCGAGCCAAAAATATTGGCTACACTTTCTTCCAAGTGCAGTTATTGCCCTGCTGAGTATAGAGTTTTTGCTGCAAAGCTCAGCTATGAAAATACAGTTTATCTCACCGCACACTGAGTTAGGCGCTATCAATGAGCAATTTGAGTTTTTAGTTGATACCGTTATTCCTGCCTTTAGTTTACTTCAAATCACCTGTTACTTATTGCTCATTTTTCGAATTTTGAAACGCCATACAATTAATATTGAGAGCCAGTTTTCTTATTTAGAAAAAGTGAACTTATCTTGGCTCATGTGGCTAAGTAAGTTTATATCTGTACTGCTTGTATTATGGCTTATTGATGAACTCATAGAGCTTAATATAAGGCTTTGCTTTGACTCTGGGGATGGCGTAATGTGTCACTTGTCATGGTTTGCACAAGAGCGACATTTTTACCCGTCTGAAATGGGGGTGATCCTGTGCGTTTACGCCATAACTTACTACGCACTTAAGCAACCCGCAATTTTTTATCCCCAACAGCCAAACCCTGCCCCTCCACTACATCTAGGTGCACAAATACCAAGCAACACTCGCTACGCAAACTCCAACTTGTCTGAGCAACTTGCCAAACAACTTTTTCAAGAGTTAGACAAGCAAGTTCGCCAGCAGCAACTATACATCAATCCAACACTTACACTTGATGAACTCGCACAAGCCACAGGGTGGTCAAGACATCAATTATCGCAAGCAATCAATCAAGTTAGCGGTAAAAACTTTTTTGATTATATTAATATGCTAAGAATAAATGATGCTAAGCATCTACTGTTGCAACAACCACAAAAAACCGTCCTAGATATTGCTCTTGAAACCGGATTTAACTCACGCTCTGCATTTTACAATGCGTTTAAAAAATACGCCCAACAAACCCCTAGCGAGTATAGAAAAGCACCTCCTATAGCCAGTTAA
- a CDS encoding rhodanese-like domain-containing protein — protein MLTTAQDLLKIVRPNQRCITAQQAKAEIDQNQGLLIDVREPAEFEAKSAPTAVNIPRGLLEFKLPDLEKDPQRPIYVHCAAGGRAVFSAEQLTRLGYQNVSVITCKADEVCQVF, from the coding sequence ATGCTAACCACAGCTCAAGATCTACTAAAAATTGTTCGACCCAACCAACGATGCATTACGGCGCAACAAGCAAAAGCAGAAATCGACCAAAACCAAGGGTTATTGATAGACGTACGTGAACCTGCTGAGTTTGAGGCAAAATCTGCCCCCACGGCGGTCAATATTCCCAGGGGACTACTCGAATTCAAGTTACCCGACTTAGAAAAAGATCCTCAACGTCCTATCTATGTGCATTGCGCAGCAGGCGGCCGAGCAGTGTTTTCAGCTGAACAACTGACACGACTTGGCTACCAAAATGTGAGTGTGATCACCTGTAAGGCAGATGAGGTATGTCAGGTATTTTAA
- a CDS encoding YgaP family membrane protein, whose protein sequence is MKLNAMLRLIAGMMLLLSLALTEFVHAHWIWLSVFIAVNLMQSAFTNWCPMITLLKKLGVKE, encoded by the coding sequence ATGAAACTAAACGCGATGCTGAGATTAATTGCAGGTATGATGCTACTGTTATCATTGGCACTAACCGAATTTGTTCACGCTCATTGGATATGGCTTAGTGTTTTTATTGCCGTTAACTTAATGCAATCCGCATTTACTAACTGGTGTCCAATGATCACGTTACTTAAAAAGCTCGGAGTAAAGGAATAA
- a CDS encoding ArsR/SmtB family transcription factor: MDFEAMAHNAEQAEALLKMMANKNRLMILCSLLEQEMSVSALNDAVPLAQSALSQHLASLRKANIVTTRRDGQTIYYRVIDKKVQAILQQLYQLFCAQ; the protein is encoded by the coding sequence ATGGACTTTGAAGCAATGGCGCACAATGCAGAGCAAGCAGAAGCGCTTTTAAAAATGATGGCAAATAAAAACCGCTTAATGATTTTATGTAGTTTATTAGAGCAAGAGATGAGTGTCAGCGCGTTAAATGATGCTGTGCCCTTGGCGCAGTCAGCTTTGTCTCAACATCTCGCCAGTTTAAGAAAAGCTAACATAGTCACAACAAGGCGAGATGGGCAAACTATTTACTACCGGGTAATCGACAAAAAAGTGCAGGCAATTTTGCAGCAGCTTTATCAGTTATTTTGCGCTCAGTAA
- a CDS encoding efflux RND transporter permease subunit, whose translation MTLFNKVLASSLSGRLPVFVLFVALIMGMFALQFTPREEEPQIVVPMLDIKVSSPNLSAPEVARLVTEPLEKLLQQIPGVEHIYSTTNAGGTVVTLRFHVGENREQAILNTYTKLYANQHNMAQVVANWQIQPIEVDDVPILMLGLYSKNAEQYSDYELTRFAQEISTQLQKVPNTSEVKVISGRKRQLSVHLDATALAAHQTTPLDVLMAIQASNQLQGVGNILAQGQEIVLESGDVLRDAQQIALLTVNVLDAQQVLLKDVATVVDGPAEPESYQWLAINEQQQSVPLVTVSVAKQRGSNAVDVAQQSLILMNELKQRILPDDIEVKVLRNYGQTADAKVNDLTASLSFAVLTVVIFVGVFLGWRPAIVVGLAVPICYGITLGLDFAFGYTINRVTLFALILSLGLLVDDPITGVENISRFLAARKSNDKAHTRQQVVSAMSEIKVALLMSTLTISVAFLPLAYITGMMGPYMAPMAFNVPVSVMASTLVAFMVTPWLAKMLLHNHPINLQNQHQGSSLYSRILTPLLSNAKRTKVLLWATFALFVVSVSLPIFRAVPLKLLPFDNKNEVQVLIDLPEGSTLEQTAQLTRQVQQQVWQLNEVTAIAAYVGKPSSMDFNAMVRGYYRREAAHLADLRVLLLDKTQRAHQSHAVVLRLRKALAQFNHSGVKVKVVEVPPGPPVLSTLVAQVYAEPFVSSETHRQAANVLMARLSSEPHVVEVDSTLAASTHIARFVVDKGKAALSGISTEDINQSLRIASGGVDSGLLYLANESEPVTINLRLPYAVRHQQQNLDALQVRGQMALSKVGNEYGLDSATRPLVALSELGQWQTIPAPQPIIRKDLQNVIYVTAELNGRTPAEVIADIVADENAESFKPVSWQQRSFIENGGTQAWQLPEGTSYTFSGEGEWRITVDVFRDMGIAFAFALLAIFGILRIQTASSALSLIIMSAIPLTMIGIMPGFGLLNQFGERAIAGAPEPILFTATAMIGMIALAGIVVRNSLILVEFINQARSEGVELKQALIQAGEVRMRPVLLTAGTTLLGNLVIILDPVFSGLALAIIFGIIASTIFSLLVVPLVYFLVFRHTEDSRDVINS comes from the coding sequence ATGACACTTTTTAATAAGGTTTTAGCAAGCAGTCTGTCAGGTCGACTACCCGTGTTTGTGCTATTTGTGGCGTTAATTATGGGTATGTTTGCGCTGCAGTTTACGCCTCGTGAAGAAGAGCCACAAATCGTTGTGCCCATGTTGGATATCAAGGTGAGTTCTCCAAATTTGAGTGCGCCGGAGGTGGCGCGCTTAGTGACTGAACCCCTTGAGAAGCTGCTGCAACAGATCCCCGGTGTCGAGCATATTTACTCAACAACCAATGCCGGTGGTACGGTGGTAACACTGCGTTTTCATGTGGGCGAGAATCGTGAGCAAGCAATTCTCAACACCTATACAAAGTTGTATGCAAATCAGCACAATATGGCGCAAGTTGTTGCTAATTGGCAGATCCAACCTATTGAAGTTGATGATGTGCCGATCTTGATGTTAGGGCTGTATAGCAAAAATGCTGAACAGTACTCAGATTACGAGTTAACGCGTTTTGCACAAGAAATATCAACGCAACTACAAAAAGTACCCAACACCAGTGAAGTTAAAGTGATCTCTGGGCGAAAAAGACAGCTCAGTGTGCATTTAGATGCCACGGCACTGGCTGCGCACCAAACCACGCCTTTGGATGTACTTATGGCAATACAGGCCAGTAACCAATTACAAGGAGTGGGCAACATACTCGCACAAGGGCAAGAGATTGTACTGGAGTCGGGTGATGTGCTACGTGATGCACAACAGATAGCTCTACTCACTGTCAATGTGCTTGATGCTCAACAAGTGTTACTTAAAGATGTTGCAACAGTCGTTGATGGCCCAGCAGAGCCTGAGTCTTATCAATGGCTTGCCATTAATGAGCAGCAGCAAAGCGTACCTTTGGTGACTGTTAGCGTGGCAAAACAGCGCGGCAGCAATGCGGTGGATGTAGCACAACAAAGTTTAATACTAATGAATGAACTGAAACAGCGCATTTTACCTGATGATATTGAAGTAAAAGTGCTGCGCAATTACGGTCAAACAGCAGATGCCAAAGTCAATGACTTAACCGCAAGCTTAAGCTTTGCTGTGTTGACCGTGGTTATCTTTGTTGGGGTGTTTTTAGGCTGGCGACCAGCTATTGTCGTGGGGTTGGCTGTACCTATTTGTTATGGCATTACGCTCGGGTTAGACTTTGCGTTTGGCTATACTATCAACCGGGTTACGCTGTTTGCGCTTATTTTGTCGTTGGGATTACTGGTTGATGATCCCATCACAGGGGTAGAAAACATAAGTCGTTTTCTGGCCGCACGTAAAAGTAATGATAAAGCACACACTCGCCAACAAGTGGTGTCGGCGATGTCAGAAATAAAAGTCGCCTTATTGATGTCAACATTAACAATCAGTGTGGCGTTTTTACCTTTGGCTTATATTACAGGCATGATGGGACCATATATGGCACCAATGGCATTTAACGTCCCAGTGAGTGTTATGGCATCGACGCTAGTCGCGTTTATGGTGACCCCTTGGCTTGCAAAAATGCTCCTTCATAATCACCCAATCAATTTACAAAACCAACATCAGGGAAGTTCCCTTTATAGCCGAATATTAACGCCTTTATTGTCGAATGCGAAACGCACTAAGGTGCTACTTTGGGCAACCTTTGCTTTATTTGTTGTGAGTGTTAGCTTACCTATATTTCGAGCTGTACCGTTAAAACTGCTACCTTTTGACAACAAAAACGAAGTGCAGGTTCTGATTGACTTACCAGAGGGCAGTACGCTTGAGCAAACCGCACAGCTAACTCGACAAGTACAGCAACAAGTGTGGCAGCTCAATGAAGTCACTGCGATTGCCGCGTATGTTGGCAAACCCTCTAGTATGGACTTTAATGCCATGGTGCGAGGTTATTATCGTCGCGAAGCTGCTCATTTAGCAGACTTACGCGTGCTGTTGTTAGACAAGACACAGCGTGCCCATCAATCTCATGCGGTGGTGTTGCGTTTGCGCAAGGCGCTTGCGCAATTTAACCACTCGGGTGTGAAAGTCAAAGTGGTCGAGGTGCCACCTGGTCCTCCTGTTCTGAGTACTTTAGTTGCGCAAGTTTATGCTGAGCCTTTTGTGTCGAGTGAAACACATCGCCAAGCTGCCAATGTATTGATGGCGCGTCTTTCGTCAGAGCCTCATGTCGTAGAAGTGGATAGCACACTTGCAGCATCAACGCACATAGCGCGGTTTGTCGTTGATAAAGGCAAAGCTGCGCTGTCGGGCATATCAACGGAAGATATTAATCAATCACTCAGAATTGCCAGCGGTGGCGTAGATTCGGGTTTGCTTTATTTGGCCAATGAGTCTGAGCCAGTCACAATAAATTTGCGTCTGCCTTATGCGGTACGCCATCAACAACAAAATTTAGATGCGTTACAGGTGCGTGGTCAAATGGCACTGAGCAAAGTGGGTAATGAGTATGGGCTTGATAGCGCGACACGGCCTCTGGTTGCGCTCTCAGAGTTAGGGCAATGGCAAACAATACCGGCTCCTCAACCCATTATTCGTAAAGACTTACAAAATGTCATTTATGTAACTGCTGAGTTGAATGGGCGAACACCTGCTGAGGTAATTGCGGACATTGTTGCCGATGAAAACGCCGAGTCTTTTAAACCAGTTAGTTGGCAGCAGCGCAGCTTTATTGAAAATGGTGGTACACAAGCGTGGCAACTTCCAGAGGGTACTTCATATACCTTTAGTGGTGAGGGGGAGTGGCGTATTACGGTTGATGTGTTTCGTGACATGGGTATCGCATTTGCGTTTGCGCTGTTGGCTATTTTTGGGATTTTGAGAATACAAACCGCTTCTAGCGCATTGTCATTGATCATCATGTCGGCTATTCCGCTAACCATGATAGGGATCATGCCGGGTTTTGGGTTGTTGAACCAGTTTGGGGAGCGTGCAATTGCAGGGGCGCCTGAGCCTATATTGTTTACTGCAACAGCGATGATAGGAATGATTGCGTTAGCGGGCATTGTGGTGCGTAACTCGCTCATTTTAGTTGAGTTTATTAATCAAGCTAGATCTGAGGGCGTAGAGTTAAAACAAGCACTTATCCAAGCTGGTGAAGTCCGTATGAGGCCTGTGCTACTAACAGCAGGTACAACGTTACTGGGTAATTTAGTGATTATTCTTGACCCCGTATTTAGTGGTCTGGCTTTGGCAATCATTTTTGGCATTATTGCATCAACCATTTTTTCATTGTTGGTCGTGCCGTTGGTTTATTTTTTAGTATTCAGACATACAGAGGACAGCCGTGATGTTATTAACTCATAA